The Arachis ipaensis cultivar K30076 chromosome B07, Araip1.1, whole genome shotgun sequence genomic interval gttattatttaaataaataattatataaaattttaattaattaattaagtgagaccacaacagggactaaagttagttcctcctaatggaaaAGAGAGAGAtgttttgagttcctatttactgtttatgacgtAAAAGCTGacgtggagttactttttatgacaggtaggccataaacaggaactgggatggagttactttttatgacaggtgggccataaacaGAAACTGGGATGAGTTCCTTACTGGAGATGGTCTTAGAGCATCTCCAATTGAGAAGCCCAGTTACTATTTagtcagaaaaaaaaaagaaattggaCCGTTGGAGGAAACTAAAGTGAGTTCCTTCACTTTTttcaagaagagagagagaagagagagtccCTCTTAATGGGACTTCCATTaaccaatatataattgtcaagtagcaagtaaaataaaaaataaataattatataaaatattaattaattaaataattatattaattaattaaataacttCGTTTTCTAGGTTGTGTGTCCCCAAAGATGCTTGCtttgtctttttgtttttgtGTGTAGGAAACGAACTAAAATAAGTGCGTCTAGAAGTTTGGaactgcaaaaaaaaaagaacaatcaGCCGTCTCGTTCATTGTTTTAATCttcaaattccaaaaaaaaaaaaaaaagagagagaatgcTATAAGacctaattatatatatatttagagTACAACTGTTCCTATAAGTACAATGCATGTTTTGGTTTTATTGTTCCTTGGATTATGCACATTGAATAGTTTTGGGAAATTCTGTATCGCCCAATTTTGAGAGTAGCCATGGCGTGCTGCATGAGGTGTTCCAAAAAGGATTAAGATATGCTGCGGTGTCGCTGCTGCTATTGTGATTTTGTTGGTGGTGATCCTGGTGATCTTGATCTTCACTGTCTTCAAGCAGAAGGACCCTATCGTTACCTTGCAGTCGGTTAAGGTTAAAGAGGCGAGTTTGGTTATTTTCCCGATTGCGGCAATAAATGTGTCCTTGGGCATATTGCTCACGGTTGAGAAGCCCAACCATAGAAGCTTTAGTTACCACAACAGCACGGCTATCTTAATTATCGTGGGAAGCTTTTGGCTACTGCCCCATTGATGGTCTTGTCACGAGGACACACTTCCAGCTCAAATATCTCTGAACATCAGCACTACTTTGAATTTCTATGCAGATGACATAATGAAAGTTCTGgatttagtggctgattttgttAAAGGTGTTATAAATTTTACTTCAACATCCACCTTGGAAGGGCGTGTCAAGGTGCTGAACCTCTTCAAGAAGAAAGCCACTAGTTCCTCCTTTGGTGATCTCTTTGTATTCGTACATGACAAGAGTGTTAATTCTACTTGTAAAATAGATGTCAAACTTTGACTAATATTGCGTCGAGGCAGACAGCTCAAGTATTGTATTGTTCAAGTAGTTAGTGTCTAAGCAACCCTTAGTTTCTATCCCCTTTGCAGTGGATTTGATATTGTCTGTGTGACTTTTTCTTTTAAGATTGTTCTTGAAACCTCAAGTGCATTCATTAAGGCAGGCTTCTCTAGTATATGCTTCATAATCATTGTTATGTTTAAAATCTCTTAGCATTTATAACTCACTATTGTCTTCTCTAATATTCTTTTCTAATCATTGCTTAAATATGCACATAATTATTTCAGAGTTCTAACATTCTGTGTACATGGCATATGTGTGAATTTTATATGCAGAGCGAATTTCGTCAGGACACCAATCATGCTTTCCCAAACTTGGGCAGATACATATTCATGCAATGAAGGTATATTGTAGTTGATCTTGTTGACTCTCTTTTGCTATCCAAGCCATGGTCGTATTCCTATTCATTATAACATTATTTTGCTAATTTGCAGGTAAAGCGCAAAGGGTACTTTTATCACCTATCTGATTCCATGTTTGTAAAAAGTGCCTTCTATGGTTTCAAGAGCTGGTTTCTTAGTGTGGATGTTTCTCCATTGAGCAATCGTGGTCAAAATGATTGTTCTTCTGATTCTCCTAACCAGCTGGTACTTCTTGGCAATTCAGATAATGCCTTGACTGGTTTGATCAATgatgagaaagaagaagatgatttTGTGAATGCATCTGATAAAGCTGTTAAGGATGATAACGTCGTTTGCGAAGATGAAATATCAAAATCTGTGTCTAGTGCAAAGGAAAAACAGATGAGTACAAGGAAAGAAGATGATACTGTGGAATATGATGCTTCTGTTTTTAGGCCAGGTAATGATACTGTTCAAAGGGAGATTGAGGTTATGGCAGACCCTTCATTAAATGCAACTAAAGAAGTAATCATTGAAAGTGAAGTTCTAAAGGAGCATCAGCACAATGAATTCAATGATAATAACACGACAATTGGCATTGGTACTGAGTCAATGAAAGAGGCTACTGAACCTTTACGTGCTacaaataagaagaagaaaagtaaGAGATCTTTGATTCATGATGCTGATATTATGgagaagaaagggaagaagagATCGTCAAATTCTCATGAGACACGTTTGACTTCATTCAGGAAAGATGCAGAAGCATATCCTTCCAACATTCGAGGGGGTGTTGAAGATGATATTTATGAAGATGGTATAGTCTCTAAAGGTAATATACTACTCAAGGAACGGTTGAAACTTGAAAGTAGACATATTATACTTGTCTTCTTGGATGATAAACCTCGGTCATATTAATATGAATTTGATATGTACGTAATAATTAAAAAGCTATGCTGCGAGATTGGAAGGCTATGCTTTATGGAGGACTTTCCCTCTTTGTTTTGATTTTGTATAGAGGAACCCTTATCCCCAATTTGTATTATCCTTCTCATCTTATTgaatttctcttttacttttaataaaaaaaaatccaataattgaaataaataaataaataaatgttaaaTCTACTgatcctttattatttttttttatccttGCTAGATAACAGCATGAGCAAACCTACGCTTGAAAAAATGGAGATTGGAACTGATGCATCCTTAGAAGGCATTCCATCTAAAGTAAAGAAGTCAGAAAAACACAACCGTTCGGATGTTGAAACAAAATTACAACCTTCGGGTGTAAAGGAGCCAAAGGAACCCAAGCAGTTGAATGAAGATAATTTGAATATTGTTCTTGACCAGTGCAATGAAAGTGAGGTTGGTCTGACTGATAGAGCTGAAGGAAGAAGAGAAGTATTACAAGATGATCCTAAGCCAATGCAGTTGGAAGAATGCACACCATCTGAACAGAATAATAACACTGAAGCAAATATCAAGGAATCAAATGTGACTCCGAAAGCTGTTTATATGAATGAGATGGGTGAACCTGTAAAATctgagaaaaagaagagaaggaagagAAAAGATATGGATTTGGACgaaagaacaactacaaaagaaGAGTGCACACCATCTGAACAGAATAATACAGATGCAAATGTCGGTGAATTAAATGTGACTTCAAAAGTTGCTGTTTCAAAAGTTGTTGTGGTTGGACTCAGTGCAGTAGAAAAATCagagaagaggaaaagaaagacaagaaaaagaTAAGGATTCAGATGTAGGAACGACGACAACTACAATATTTTGAGGTATTTATAATCTCTTACtaggttaaaattaaaaaatcctaAGCTCATAACATAAAGTCTAATttagtaactaaataaataaaatcaaaataaatcaaattaaattgaacattctaaaaatataaaataattttaaaaaaaataatacttgATCTCTTCGTATTAcgaacatttattttttttctcttcaaaaagATTCGTCTTTAAATTTTGTAGTTAAGAACATAGTGCATGAAAAGAACAAATATATCTATCCCCTCaaccattagtggctcttggattcccccctcagtgggtacctttaagattaattgtgatgctagctatcctggcagtggtgctcgagttggttttgcttgtgttagcagagattggaagggaaggtgacaacgaggctgtctgggaacaattgagagtcgtagcattttgcaaggagagttgtttgctatttggagatgctttcttttagcatgggactcgggacaaagagacattatatgtgagacagactgtgtggaggcttttactattgtcaataatttacaagattgctctgggtttactgattctttggtgttaaaaattcgagatatcatgtcttggaaatggcgtgctgatcttcggttgatcttgagagatgcaaatacagtagcagacatcatggcaaagactgcaatgaggactatttctccccaagtggagcttccattgccttggaaggagtttgagagtagtattcagcgggactgcctttcttaagcagtttcttgttttttttttctttcttagtttttgtttatttttcttttaagtcaccaaaaaaaaataagaaagataattttttttaactttctttttgtttgccttttttttctctttgcattgtatgcttttttttatttttttaaataatgaaatcaacaagatcaacaaaaataataataaaacacaaGGAAGACAAAGATGACAAGAACATAAAGAAGCACATGGGAGACAAtgaatttttttggttttctttttTATACTAGGAGAACAAATATAGATTGATGAGGATTAATCTAATATCTGAAATTTGATACCAAATGATAAGGAAGAAGAggataaacaaaaagataagaatttaaaCTGAGTAAAAAGatatattgaaattgaaatagaaacaaaagagatagattgaaattgaatacaaaaagaatcactctactttttaCTCATTTTCTTGACGCAACAAAAAAGGACTCCTCAACCTTTTACCCAATTTTCCGATGCAACAACAGAGAAACTCATTTAATCTCACTTGTCCAAATCATAGTTTTATCACGAAACTAAAAAGAGAGGTTTTCACACCTCTAATCAGTAAATGATGACTATAATATtttatgaggtatttataacctcttatttgattaaaataaagaaaattctaAACCCATAACATAAAACTcaatttagtaattaaataaataaacaaaatcaaaataaatcaaactaaattgaacattctaaaaatataaaataatttttaaataacacTTGatctcttcatatcacgaacatttgaagcacgtatcaaaACATCATGTTGGTTCTAATATCTTCAAATTCCTCTCTACTAATTGTTATATCTTCTTCACCCGTACTGATTGTTGCATCTGTTTTTATGTGCGCATAAAGTTGGTAATATAGAATTAAAATAAGTGTCCTCGATGATTCTTGTGCCAATTTCACTCACTTAGAAATAGTGTTTTCCTGAAATTTGGAACTAATTATCTTGTTGAATAAAATTTGTTCAGATTCACATGGTGGAAAAAGACTGGAAAGTGGTGAACAAAATGACTTTAAAGGAAGGTAAGGTAGTGAATTGTATTTCTCCGGCTATAAGCAGCAACCTTTCTTTCTCGTTATTTTCCTTTTGTGTGGATTCTTGAATCTTGACACTCTAGTATTAAGTTTGACCGACTTTAAGCCGAACTTATAGTTGACAAAGAAGATTATGGATTTATGGTTATCATATTAACATAGAGCTACACTTTTGAGTATAATGCTGAAATCTAAAGGCATTTGATTGATTAATCAAATGATGCTGAATAATCATGAAACAAAGAATAATACAGGACGCGGGCCAGATGTGACGCAGCGAGGCGAGGGCGCAAGTCTCGGCGCTGTGAGGTCGAGGTGCGGCGAGACGAGGGCGAGGGCAAGGGCGAGGAGGAGGAGCAGAAACGGCGAGCGGCACGCGACGTCCACCCTCGCGGTGAGATCCAGCGGCAAGGACCGAACGACGAGGAGCAGGAGTGGCGATGGCGAGGAACAGTGGCGGTGGCCCTTCTCTTTtccttccccctcttcttcctTGAACCAACCCCCCTCCCCCAGCGTGATACCCTTCCCCCTTCCCCTTAacctgttttctttttttttttttagttaggagtatttttggaataaaaattaaaactttggtaaaaaagacgattttataactaagttaaaccttagggacgattttgtaagCAAAAAAGATTGGGGACGAAAATAATTTTCAACCCCTATCTTAAGGactaaaatcatacttaacccataAATTTACTATTATTTAAATGTAAAATTAACTACGAAAATTGTTTTCCTAGTGTGTTTTCTGCACTTTGTGCAGACTACTTCGTAAATTTAGTTTATTCTTTGGTTTTTTAATCCATATACAGAATGAGTACATATATGAATAACAAAGTTTCTCGCACGTTGTTGGTTATTCTTTTTTGTTATATCGATATTTAATCTAATTACAAAAAACAAGTATATAAAATTTGGAATGGTTAATATtaatttatatctttttaaaaaaattttcaaatgataatttttagagcttattttaactaataaaaaagattaaataaataaatgaatttgTTATTATATAAAGGTAAAATCAACTATTGAGATTGTTTTTCTTTATACATTAATAAACTATATTTATTCAatatttagattatttttttaatttatataattatctcAACTTAATATttagtatatataatatatatcgtAATATGTATTTGAANNNNNNNNNNNNNNNNNNNNNNNNNNNNNNNNNNNNNNNNNNNNNNNNNNNNNNNNNNNNNNNNNNNNNNNNNNNNNNNNNNNNNNNNNNNNNNNNNNNNNNNNNNNNNNNNNNNNNNNNNNNNNNNNNNNNNNNNNNNNNNNNNNNNNNNNNNNNNNNNNNNNNNNNNNNNNNNNNNNNNNNNNNNNNNNNNNNNNNNNNNNNNNNNNNNNNNNNNNNNNNNNNNNNNNNNNNNNNNNNNNNNNNNNNNNNNNNNNNNNNNNNNNNNNNNNNNNNNNNNNNNNNNNNNNNNNNNNNNNNNNNNNNNNNNNNNNNNNNNNNNNNNNNNNNNNNNNNNNNNNNNNNNNNNNNNNNNNNNNNNNNNNNNNNNNNNNNNNNNNNNNNNNNNNNNNNNNNNNNNNNNNNNNNNNNNNNNNNNNNNNNNNNNNNNNNNNNNNNNNNNNNNNNNNNNNNNNNNNNNNNNNNNNNNNNNNNNNNNNNNNNNNNNNNNNNNNNNNNNNNNNNNNNNNNNNNNNNNNNNNNNNNNNNNNNNNNNNNNNNNNNNNNNNNNNNNNNNNNNNNNNNNNNNNNNNNNNNNNNNNNNNNNNNNNNNNNNNNNNNNNNNNNNNNNNNNNNNNNNNNNNNNNNNNNNNNNNNNNNNNNNNNNNNNNNNNNNNNNNNNNNNNNNNNNNNNNNNNNNNNNNNNNNNNNNNNNNNNNNNNNNNNNNNNNNNNNNNNNNNNNNNNNNNNNNNNNNNNNNNNNNNNNNNNNNNNNNNNNNNNNNNNNNNNNNNNNNNNNNNNNNNNNNNNNNNNNNNNNNNNNNNNNNNNNNNNNNNNNNNNNNNNNNNNNNNNNNNNNNNNNNNNNNNNNNNNNNNNNNNNNNNNNNNNNNNNNNNNNNNNNNNNNNNNNNNNNNNNNNNNNNNNNNNNNNNNNNNNNNNNNNNNNNNNNNNNNNNNNNNNNNNNNNNNNNNNNNNNNNNNNNNNNNNNNNNNNNNNNNNNNNNNNNNNNNNNNNNNNNNNNNNNNNNNNNNNNNNNNNNNNNNNNNNNNNNNNNNNNNNNNNNNNNNNNNNNNNNNNNNNNNNNNNNNNNNNNNNNNNNNNNNNNNNNNNNNNNNNNNNNNNNNNNNNNNNNNNNNNNNNNNNNNNNNNNNNNNNNNNNNNNNNNNNNNNNNNNNNNNNNNNNNNNNNNNNNNNNNNNNNNNNNNNNNNNNNNNNNNNNNNNNNNNNNNNNNNNNNNNNNNNNNNNNNNNNNNNNNNNNNNNNNNNNNNNNNNNNNNNNNNNNNNNNNNNNNNNNNNNNNNNNNNNNNNNNNNNNNNNNNNNNNNNNNNNNNNNNNNNNNNNNNNNNNNNNNNNNNNNNNNNNNNNNNNNNNNNNNNNNNNNNNNNNNNNNNNNNNNNNNNNNNNNNNNNNNNNNNNNNNNNNNNNNNNNNNNNNNNNNNNNNNNNNNNNNNNNNNN includes:
- the LOC107610165 gene encoding uncharacterized protein LOC107610165; its protein translation is MKVKRKGYFYHLSDSMFVKSAFYGFKSWFLSVDVSPLSNRGQNDCSSDSPNQLVLLGNSDNALTGLINDEKEEDDFVNASDKAVKDDNVVCEDEISKSVSSAKEKQMSTRKEDDTVEYDASVFRPGNDTVQREIEVMADPSLNATKEVIIESEVLKEHQHNEFNDNNTTIGIGTESMKEATEPLRATNKKKKSKRSLIHDADIMEKKGKKRSSNSHETRLTSFRKDAEAYPSNIRGGVEDDIYEDGIVSKDNSMSKPTLEKMEIGTDASLEGIPSKVKKSEKHNRSDVETKLQPSGVKEPKEPKQLNEDNLNIVLDQCNESEVGLTDRAEGRREVLQDDPKPMQLEECTPSEQNNNTEANIKESNVTPKAVYMNEMGEPVKSEKKKRRKRKDMDLDERTTTKEECTPSEQNNTDANVGELNVTSKVAVSKVVVVGLSAVEKSEKRKRKTRKR